The nucleotide sequence AGGGTGCCGAGGGTTTGGAATGCCTTGACTGCCGAGCTAGATCGACCGCCGATTGTGGGGAGAGGGTGAGTGCTGGTAACGGCGATCGCGGCTGCAGGTATGGAGCAACCCAGTCTGTGGCAAGCATTCTTCATGGGGATGGTGCAGGGACTGACTGAGTTTCTACCCATTAGCAGTACTGCCCACCTGCGCATTCTGCCAGCCCTTCTGAGCTGGCCAGATTTTGGTGCTTCCTTTTCGGCTGTGATTCAGTTGGGCAGTTTAATCGCAGTGCTGATTTATTTTGCGGGCGACCTGCGCCGCGTCTTAACGGGAACGGTCGCAGCAGTGCGAGCCCGTCAGTTTGATTCAGAGGAGTTCCGCACGTTTTTGGGGGTGGCGATCGGCACGCTGCCGATTGTGATGCTGGGATTGGCCGTCAAATTGACCTATGGCGCCCCCCCCCGCCAACTGACTGTGATTGGCTTGGCACTGATCGGGGTGGGGATGTTGATGGCGTGGGGCGATCGCAAGGGCAAGCAACTGCGCAGTTTGCACGAGATTCGCGTTGCGGATGGGATTGGCGTGGGAATTGCTCAGGCGATGGCCTTAATTCCGGGGGTGTCGCGATCGGGCTCGACGATTACGGCGGGCTTGTTTTTGGGGATGCGGCGGGAAATGGCGGCTCGGTATGCATTCTTGCTGGGCATTCCTGCCCTCGCCCTGGCAGGTATGGTGGAATTTGTCTCGGACTATTCGCCGCAGGGCTTGCCCGCTCAAGCGGTGGGGACTCTGTCGGCACTGCTCTTTTCGTATCTGTCGATTGATTGGTTGCTGAAGTATTTGCAGAAGAAGAATACCGACGTGTTTGTGGCGTACCGAATTGCGATGGGAACGTTTCTGCTGTTGGGCGCGTTCGCGGGCTTGTTCGAGTAGGTCGATTTCCAGCTCAGAAGTTACCGGCCAAGCGAGGTCTGTCCTGCAGTCCGCGATCGCGGCTGGCAGGTTGTGAGGGCCATTCGACAGCCTCGACCTTACTGTGTCCGTGCGGTAGGGTGAGTGGAACGTTGTGGTTCGCCGAGACATGACCTCACCCCGAGCAGACTTCGATACCCCCTGGAAGGAGATGCTGGAGCTCTATTTTGAGCCCTGTCTCCGGCTCTTCTTCCCCGCCGCTCAGGCCCAAATCGACTGGTCGCGTCCCTACGAGTTTCTCGACAAAGAGCTCCAGCAGATCGCCCGCGATGCCGAATTGGGCCGTCGTTATGCGGACAAACTGGTGCGGGTTTGGCTGCTGGACGGACGGGACCTGTGGATTCTCATTCATGTGGAAGTGCAGGGCCAGAGAGATGACTCTTTCCCCGAGCGCATGTATATCTACAACACCCGCATTGCCGAGCGCTACGGTCGCCCCGTGGCGAGTTTAGCCATTCTCTGCGACACCAGTCCCAACTGGCAGCCCAGCGAGTTTGTGCGCGAGGTCTTGGGCTGTCGTCTGGAATTCCGCTTTCTCACAGCAAAGTTGCTAGGCTACAAGCAGCGCTGGGCCGAATTGGAGGCCAGCAGCAATCCGTTTGCAACCATTGCGATGGCTCACCTGCAGGCACAAGCCACCCGCCGGAACGAGCGCGATCGCCTGCAATGGAAGCTGCGGTTGATTCGGCGGCTGTACGAGCGGGGCTACGAGCGCGAGGATATCATCCAGCTCTTTCACTTCATCGATTGGGTGATGGCATTGCCGGAGGAGTTGGAGCAAGAGGTTTGGGAGGAGATTCAAGCTTACGAGCGGGAGCAGAGGATGCCTTACATCAGCAGTGTGGAAAGAATTGGTTTGGCAAAAGGGCTCGAACAGGGGCGACAGCAAGAAGCGCTCCGCATGTTGCTGCGTTTAATGGAAGGTCGGTTTGGCCCTATTCCGAGTTCACTGCAGGCTCAACTTCAGGAGCTGACCGTAGTGCAGCTAGAAGAGTTACTCGATTCAGTGCTAACCGCCGCCTCACTCGAACAACTGGCCGAATCCTTGGCCCAAAGGTTCTCCGAACGGTAAATTTTGATGGAGAACATGCCTCAGCGGGATGGACGATCGCGCCACGTACCGGTTTGAGTTTCGGCGATATCGACGCCCGTTTCTGCAGCCGTTGCACACCCACCACGGTCCTTGGGCTGTACGGGAGGGAATTGTGGTGCGGTTGGCTGGGGGCGATCGCCTCGGCTGGGGAGAAATTGCGCCGATTCCCTGGTTTGGGACCGAGACGGTCGCCGAGGCTGAAAGGTTTTGTCACTCCCTCGGTTCCTCGGTGAGTGGGTTGGAGATTCGGGCCATTCCCTCTCACTTGAGTGCCTGCCGTTTTGCATTGGAGTCTGCTCGGCTGGAGTTAGAGCAACCAACGACAGAGCTTCCCCACTTCGATCGATGCGGTTTGCTGCCTGCGGGAACAGCGGCTCTGACAGAATGGCAACCTTTGTGGGAAGCGGGCGATCGCACATTGAAGTGGAAGATTGGCATGGCGGATTGGCGCGTGGAGATTGCGCTGCTCGAAGGTCTGTTAGACCGCCTCCCTGCAACCGCAACAGTGCGCTTAGATGCTAATGGCGGACTCGATCTCCCCACAGCTCGCGAATGGTTGCGAGCTTGCGATCGCCTTTCGATCGAATTTCTCGAACAGCCTTTACCCCCCGAGGCTCTCAAAGAGATGATGCGCTTGAGCGATCGCTTTTCCACACCGATCGCTTTAGATGAATCTGTGGCCCGCTTGCAGGATTTACAGGACTGTTACGCAGGCGGCTGGCGCGGTATTTTTGTTGTCAAGCCCGCGATCGCCGGTTTCCCCACACAATTGCAACAGTTTTGCGCGCTGCACCAATTGGATATTGCGATCTCCTCAGCCCTAGAAACCTCGGTCGGGCGGCGATCGGCTCTGCGGGTTGCGGCGCATATCGGTTCCCATCGTGCTGTTGGGTTCGGCATCGATCGCTGGTTTCCTCCCGAACCGCCCCAATGGCCCCATTGCTTATGGCAATAGATTTGCTCTCGCTACTTCAGCAGCGATCCGGTGGTGTTTGGCTCGCCAGTGGTGGGGGCGATCGCTTCGAGCAGCTATTTTGGAAGTCTCG is from Synechococcus sp. PCC 7336 and encodes:
- a CDS encoding o-succinylbenzoate synthase gives rise to the protein MDDRATYRFEFRRYRRPFLQPLHTHHGPWAVREGIVVRLAGGDRLGWGEIAPIPWFGTETVAEAERFCHSLGSSVSGLEIRAIPSHLSACRFALESARLELEQPTTELPHFDRCGLLPAGTAALTEWQPLWEAGDRTLKWKIGMADWRVEIALLEGLLDRLPATATVRLDANGGLDLPTAREWLRACDRLSIEFLEQPLPPEALKEMMRLSDRFSTPIALDESVARLQDLQDCYAGGWRGIFVVKPAIAGFPTQLQQFCALHQLDIAISSALETSVGRRSALRVAAHIGSHRAVGFGIDRWFPPEPPQWPHCLWQ
- a CDS encoding DUF4351 domain-containing protein — its product is MTSPRADFDTPWKEMLELYFEPCLRLFFPAAQAQIDWSRPYEFLDKELQQIARDAELGRRYADKLVRVWLLDGRDLWILIHVEVQGQRDDSFPERMYIYNTRIAERYGRPVASLAILCDTSPNWQPSEFVREVLGCRLEFRFLTAKLLGYKQRWAELEASSNPFATIAMAHLQAQATRRNERDRLQWKLRLIRRLYERGYEREDIIQLFHFIDWVMALPEELEQEVWEEIQAYEREQRMPYISSVERIGLAKGLEQGRQQEALRMLLRLMEGRFGPIPSSLQAQLQELTVVQLEELLDSVLTAASLEQLAESLAQRFSER
- a CDS encoding undecaprenyl-diphosphate phosphatase, with amino-acid sequence MLVTAIAAAGMEQPSLWQAFFMGMVQGLTEFLPISSTAHLRILPALLSWPDFGASFSAVIQLGSLIAVLIYFAGDLRRVLTGTVAAVRARQFDSEEFRTFLGVAIGTLPIVMLGLAVKLTYGAPPRQLTVIGLALIGVGMLMAWGDRKGKQLRSLHEIRVADGIGVGIAQAMALIPGVSRSGSTITAGLFLGMRREMAARYAFLLGIPALALAGMVEFVSDYSPQGLPAQAVGTLSALLFSYLSIDWLLKYLQKKNTDVFVAYRIAMGTFLLLGAFAGLFE